Proteins from a single region of Pseudomonas sp. 10S4:
- a CDS encoding aminotransferase, with amino-acid sequence MPLATLLHRVSLPSPQVSAEQALELLQAHYGLNGVLQPLGSQQDLNFRVDSDRGRFVLKICRGDYSALELQAQHAGLKHLAEHSGVDVPRVIPANSGADLLSLEVGGQPVHMRLLDYIEGQSLTHLDYLPGSVVAGFGRLCGEMDLALAAFDHPGLERTLQWDARHANALIAHLLPVIQDDQQRALIAEAAEQAERRLLPLVAKLPVQAIHMDVTDDNVVWQRDSKRQWQLQGVIDFGDLIRTWRITDLSVTCAALLHHADGDPFYILPAVQAYHAVNPLQYEELLALWPLIVARAAVLVLSGEQQVSIDPGNAYSRDNLTHEWEIFRVATSVPLALMEAAILTAVGQSLPSIGREGFAPLLPGLVGCEFALIDLGVLSPHFEAGNWEQAGIDRRLLTEAAAAHGLAASRYGQYRLSRTRPDSAAEPDTCPLHVELRVPHGTTVESPFAGVVHQPEVGVLQLDGPQLSVRLWGVTPSLHTGAALVKGQVLGSVSGSLVVQLSRVASLNAPLFCTPSRAAAWQALCPSPAALLGLACDAEAELDSQTLLARRDASFARTQKHYYVDPPRIERGWRNHLIDMQGRSYLDMLNNVAVLGHGHPRMAAVASRQWSMLNTNSRFNYAAVAEFSERLLKLSPDSMDRVFLVNSGSEANDLAIRLAWAYSGGRDMLSVLEAYHGWTVGADAVSTSIADNPKALSSRPDWVHPVTAPNTYRGEFRGPDSAPDYVRSVEHNLAKIAEQKRQLAGFICEPVYGNAGGISLPPGYLQQVYALVRAQGGVCIADEVQVGYGRMGHFFWGFEEQGVVPDIITMAKGMGNGQPLGAVITRREIAEALEAEGYFFSSAGGSPVSCQIGMAVLDVMEEEKLWENAQVVGGYFKQRLEALIETHPLVGAVHGSGFYLGVELIRNRETLEPATEETTALCDRLRELGIFMQPTGDYLNVLKIKPPMVTSRQSVDFFVDMLSKVLAEGL; translated from the coding sequence ATGCCGCTCGCCACGTTGCTTCACCGTGTCAGTTTGCCCAGCCCGCAAGTGTCCGCGGAGCAAGCACTAGAGCTGTTGCAGGCACATTACGGGTTGAACGGGGTATTGCAGCCCTTGGGCAGTCAGCAGGATCTCAACTTTCGCGTCGACAGCGATCGCGGTCGTTTCGTCCTGAAAATTTGTCGTGGCGACTACTCGGCGCTCGAGTTGCAGGCCCAGCACGCAGGGCTCAAGCATTTGGCCGAACATAGCGGTGTGGATGTGCCGCGGGTGATTCCAGCCAACAGTGGCGCAGACCTGCTCTCGCTGGAAGTCGGCGGTCAGCCTGTCCATATGCGGCTGCTGGATTACATTGAAGGCCAGTCGTTGACGCACCTCGATTACTTGCCGGGATCGGTGGTAGCCGGATTTGGCCGGCTCTGCGGCGAAATGGATCTGGCCTTGGCCGCTTTCGACCATCCAGGCCTTGAACGTACCCTTCAATGGGACGCCCGCCACGCCAACGCATTGATCGCCCATTTGTTGCCAGTCATCCAGGATGATCAGCAACGCGCGTTGATTGCCGAGGCCGCCGAACAGGCAGAACGACGTTTGCTGCCGTTAGTGGCGAAGCTGCCGGTGCAGGCGATTCACATGGACGTTACCGACGACAACGTGGTCTGGCAGCGGGATTCAAAACGCCAGTGGCAGTTGCAAGGGGTGATCGATTTTGGCGATCTGATTCGTACCTGGCGCATTACCGATCTGTCGGTGACGTGCGCGGCGCTGCTGCATCACGCCGATGGCGATCCGTTTTACATCTTGCCGGCGGTTCAGGCCTATCACGCGGTCAATCCGTTGCAGTATGAAGAGCTGCTGGCGCTCTGGCCGCTGATCGTGGCCCGCGCGGCGGTGCTGGTGCTCAGTGGCGAGCAGCAGGTCAGCATCGATCCGGGCAACGCCTACAGTCGCGACAATCTCACTCATGAGTGGGAAATTTTCCGCGTTGCTACATCGGTGCCGTTGGCGCTGATGGAAGCGGCGATCCTGACCGCCGTCGGCCAGAGCCTGCCGAGTATTGGCAGGGAAGGGTTTGCGCCGTTATTGCCGGGTCTGGTGGGGTGCGAGTTTGCCTTGATCGATCTGGGCGTGCTCAGTCCACATTTCGAGGCTGGTAACTGGGAGCAAGCGGGTATCGATCGGCGTCTGCTGACCGAAGCGGCGGCAGCCCACGGTTTGGCGGCTAGCCGTTATGGTCAATATCGTTTGTCCCGTACCCGGCCGGACAGTGCCGCAGAACCGGACACTTGCCCGCTGCACGTCGAGCTACGAGTGCCCCACGGTACGACGGTCGAGTCACCGTTTGCCGGTGTCGTCCACCAGCCGGAAGTGGGTGTGCTGCAACTGGATGGCCCGCAACTGAGCGTGCGTCTGTGGGGCGTCACGCCGTCGCTGCATACCGGTGCGGCGCTGGTCAAAGGTCAGGTGCTGGGTTCGGTCAGCGGGTCTTTGGTCGTGCAGTTGAGCCGTGTGGCTTCGCTCAACGCTCCGTTGTTTTGTACGCCGTCACGCGCGGCGGCCTGGCAAGCGTTGTGCCCTTCGCCCGCAGCCTTGCTCGGGCTGGCCTGTGACGCTGAAGCAGAGCTTGATTCGCAGACATTGCTGGCCCGTCGCGACGCCAGTTTCGCCCGCACCCAAAAACACTATTACGTCGACCCGCCACGCATCGAGCGCGGCTGGCGCAATCACCTGATCGACATGCAGGGCCGCTCCTACCTCGACATGCTCAACAACGTCGCGGTGCTGGGGCACGGTCATCCACGCATGGCTGCCGTCGCCAGCCGTCAGTGGTCGATGCTCAACACCAACTCGCGGTTTAACTACGCGGCGGTTGCCGAGTTCTCCGAGCGCCTGTTGAAGTTGTCGCCGGATTCCATGGACCGGGTATTCCTGGTCAACAGTGGCAGCGAGGCCAACGACCTGGCGATTCGCTTGGCCTGGGCCTACAGCGGCGGTCGGGACATGCTCAGCGTGCTCGAGGCCTATCACGGCTGGACGGTGGGCGCGGACGCGGTCTCGACCTCGATTGCCGACAACCCGAAAGCCTTGAGCAGCCGCCCTGACTGGGTGCATCCGGTGACTGCGCCGAACACCTATCGCGGCGAATTCCGTGGCCCGGACAGCGCGCCGGACTATGTGCGCAGTGTCGAACACAACCTGGCGAAAATCGCCGAGCAGAAACGCCAGTTGGCCGGTTTCATCTGCGAACCGGTTTATGGCAATGCCGGCGGTATCTCGTTGCCGCCTGGGTATTTGCAGCAGGTGTATGCGTTGGTCCGCGCTCAGGGCGGTGTGTGCATCGCCGACGAAGTGCAGGTCGGTTACGGGCGCATGGGCCACTTCTTCTGGGGGTTTGAAGAGCAGGGCGTGGTGCCAGACATCATCACCATGGCCAAGGGCATGGGCAACGGCCAGCCACTGGGCGCAGTGATCACCCGCCGGGAAATCGCTGAAGCGCTGGAGGCCGAGGGTTACTTCTTCTCGTCGGCGGGCGGCAGCCCGGTCAGTTGCCAGATCGGCATGGCGGTGCTCGATGTGATGGAAGAGGAAAAGCTTTGGGAGAACGCACAGGTCGTCGGTGGCTATTTCAAGCAACGGCTTGAAGCGCTGATCGAAACTCATCCGTTGGTGGGTGCGGTACATGGGTCGGGCTTCTACTTGGGTGTGGAGCTGATCCGTAACCGTGAAACCCTGGAGCCGGCGACTGAAGAAACCACGGCGCTGTGTGACCGGTTGCGTGAGCTGGGGATTTTCATGCAGCCGACTGGCGATTATCTGAACGTCCTGAAGATCAAACCGCCGATGGTGACCTCGCGCCAGAGCGTGGATTTCTTTGTCGACATGCTCTCGAAGGTGCTCGCAGAGGGCCTGTAA
- the aguA gene encoding agmatine deiminase — MTTLHSTPRDDGFYMPAEWAAQTQTWMIWPERPDNWRLGGKPAQTAHVAVAKAIARFEPVTVAVSAGQYENARARLDVPNIRVVEMSSDDAWVRDTGPTFVINNSGEVRGVNWDFNSWGGFDGGLYSPWNRDSQVGGKILEIERSQRYRTEGFVLEGGSIHVDGEGTLITTEECLLNRNRNPHLNRADIEAVLSANLAVDKIIWLPDGLFNDETDGHVDNFCCYVRPGEVLLAWTDDPQDPNYPRCQAAMKVLESSTDAKGRPFTVHKMPIPGPLYATEEECAGVDPVDGTQERNPTVRLAGSYVNFLIVNGGIIAPSFDDPLDGPAKEILQGLFPQHEVVMVPGRELLLGGGNIHCLTQQQPAPHKE, encoded by the coding sequence ATGACCACATTACACAGCACCCCACGCGACGACGGCTTCTACATGCCGGCCGAGTGGGCAGCACAAACCCAGACCTGGATGATCTGGCCCGAGCGCCCGGACAATTGGCGCCTCGGCGGCAAGCCGGCGCAAACCGCACACGTCGCAGTGGCCAAGGCCATCGCCCGTTTTGAGCCGGTGACCGTCGCGGTTTCCGCCGGTCAGTACGAAAACGCCCGCGCCCGTCTGGATGTGCCGAATATTCGTGTTGTCGAGATGTCCAGCGACGACGCCTGGGTCCGCGACACCGGCCCAACCTTCGTCATCAATAACAGTGGTGAAGTCCGTGGTGTGAACTGGGACTTCAACTCGTGGGGCGGTTTTGATGGCGGTCTGTACTCGCCGTGGAACCGTGACTCGCAGGTGGGCGGCAAGATCCTTGAGATCGAGCGCAGCCAGCGCTACCGCACCGAGGGCTTCGTGCTCGAAGGCGGTTCTATTCATGTCGATGGCGAAGGCACGCTGATCACCACCGAAGAATGCCTGCTCAACCGCAATCGTAATCCGCACCTCAACCGTGCAGACATCGAAGCGGTGCTCAGCGCGAATCTGGCTGTGGATAAAATCATCTGGCTGCCGGACGGTTTGTTCAACGACGAAACCGACGGTCATGTGGATAACTTCTGCTGCTACGTGCGCCCAGGCGAAGTATTGCTGGCCTGGACCGATGACCCGCAGGACCCGAACTACCCGCGCTGCCAGGCGGCGATGAAAGTGCTGGAAAGCAGCACCGACGCCAAAGGTCGCCCATTCACGGTGCACAAAATGCCGATTCCGGGGCCGCTGTATGCAACCGAGGAAGAGTGCGCGGGTGTCGATCCGGTGGACGGCACACAGGAGCGCAATCCGACCGTTCGTCTGGCCGGTTCCTACGTGAACTTCCTGATCGTCAACGGCGGCATCATCGCACCAAGCTTCGACGACCCGCTGGATGGCCCGGCGAAAGAGATTCTTCAGGGCCTGTTTCCGCAGCACGAAGTGGTGATGGTGCCGGGCCGCGAACTGTTACTGGGAGGCGGGAACATCCACTGCCTTACCCAACAGCAGCCCGCGCCGCACAAGGAGTGA
- a CDS encoding AzlC family ABC transporter permease: MNETSSSQPLMVEPQPSRTFAEASPVVAGYFTVSFVFGLMAVNAGLPVWLPVAMCLFVYAGASQFAALALISSGASLTTIILTTFLINARHMLMSVYMAKALRALGLSRFERWCYAGGLTDESFAFHSVKLGSGAPVNVRYLIGFNLFCHTSWVLGGLLGAICAQYASHLIKYQLDYALTAMMLYVLVSLCNTRNKLIAALAAVVCMGALSLVGSSPFNVFIATFVGCGVGVCLTKRS; the protein is encoded by the coding sequence ATGAATGAGACGTCCAGCAGCCAGCCGCTGATGGTCGAGCCGCAGCCTTCGCGCACGTTTGCTGAAGCCAGCCCGGTAGTGGCCGGCTACTTCACGGTGTCGTTTGTGTTTGGTTTGATGGCCGTCAACGCCGGGTTGCCCGTGTGGTTACCGGTCGCGATGTGCCTGTTTGTGTATGCCGGCGCTTCGCAGTTCGCCGCGCTGGCGCTGATCTCCAGCGGCGCTTCGCTGACCACGATCATCCTCACCACGTTTTTGATCAACGCGCGGCACATGCTGATGTCGGTCTACATGGCCAAGGCCTTGCGGGCGTTGGGGCTCAGTCGTTTCGAGCGCTGGTGTTATGCCGGCGGGCTGACCGATGAATCGTTCGCCTTCCACAGTGTGAAACTGGGCAGCGGAGCGCCGGTCAACGTGCGCTACCTGATCGGCTTCAACCTGTTCTGCCACACCTCGTGGGTGCTCGGCGGTTTGCTCGGGGCGATCTGCGCGCAGTACGCGTCGCACCTGATCAAGTACCAACTCGACTACGCCCTGACCGCGATGATGCTCTATGTGCTGGTGTCACTGTGCAACACCCGCAACAAGCTGATCGCCGCACTGGCCGCGGTCGTCTGCATGGGCGCCCTCAGCCTGGTCGGCAGCTCACCGTTTAATGTGTTTATTGCCACTTTCGTCGGCTGCGGGGTGGGTGTATGCCTGACCAAACGTTCCTGA
- a CDS encoding nuclear transport factor 2 family protein, with protein sequence MDNLSLIKSTYEGANSQENARNTAAALAADAQWTEAAGFPYAGTYVGFDAIVENVFKRLATEWEGFQFKVENYVAQGDKVFAYGNYSGTYKATGRPMNARVAHLWTLADGKVTHFEQFVDSHTVQLALAGN encoded by the coding sequence ATGGATAACCTGAGCCTGATCAAAAGCACTTACGAAGGCGCGAACTCCCAGGAAAACGCGCGCAACACCGCCGCCGCCCTGGCCGCTGATGCGCAATGGACCGAGGCTGCAGGTTTCCCCTACGCCGGCACCTACGTGGGTTTCGACGCCATCGTCGAAAACGTCTTCAAGCGCCTGGCCACCGAATGGGAAGGTTTTCAGTTCAAGGTCGAGAACTACGTCGCACAGGGCGACAAGGTGTTTGCCTACGGCAACTACAGCGGAACCTACAAAGCCACCGGCCGCCCGATGAATGCGCGCGTCGCGCATTTGTGGACCTTGGCCGATGGCAAAGTCACCCACTTCGAGCAGTTCGTTGACAGCCATACCGTGCAACTGGCGCTCGCAGGCAACTGA
- a CDS encoding OprD family porin, with the protein MLNKRISLIALGMLSATQAMANDQAESKGFVEDSSLKVLLRNAYINRDYKDGNPDKSEWGQAAIGTFSSGFTQGTVGVGVNAFGLYALNLERSEDRSGAQGIDFFKKGDSGSPANDLSKGGAAVKFRLSSTTLTYGDQMPELPVLNYDNSRLLPESYTGTLITSKEIQGLVLNAGRFTAESRKSAEGRDSGGLKSINVLGGSYQFTEQFKAAVYASDVEDVLKKQYVNANYVFPIDKDQSLTLDFNGYRTKLDDSYVRENGITGDDNKIWSLAATFATGPHSFTVAHQRSTGDSNLGYAYGGYQKDQGRVGDGGNTIYLSNSYWSDFNAEDERSWQLGYGLDFGAFGVPGLSYNFAYVRGDNITTSTSEGGTEREIFNQFKYVVQSGPAKDLSVKLRSSILRVSQKSSEYNVSGNEVRVFVDYPINIF; encoded by the coding sequence ATGTTGAACAAGCGAATCAGCCTGATCGCTCTGGGGATGTTGAGCGCTACACAAGCCATGGCTAACGACCAGGCCGAATCCAAGGGTTTTGTTGAAGACAGCAGCCTCAAAGTGCTGCTGCGCAACGCCTACATCAATCGTGACTACAAAGACGGCAACCCGGATAAATCCGAGTGGGGCCAAGCGGCCATCGGTACGTTCTCGTCCGGTTTCACCCAAGGCACCGTCGGTGTCGGTGTGAATGCTTTCGGTCTGTACGCACTTAACCTGGAGCGCAGCGAAGATCGCAGCGGTGCCCAAGGTATCGATTTCTTCAAAAAGGGCGACAGCGGCAGCCCGGCCAACGACCTTTCCAAGGGCGGCGCAGCGGTCAAGTTCCGTCTGTCCAGCACCACGCTGACCTACGGCGACCAGATGCCGGAATTGCCGGTGCTGAACTACGACAACTCGCGCCTGCTGCCAGAAAGCTACACCGGCACGCTGATCACCTCCAAAGAGATCCAGGGCCTGGTGCTGAACGCCGGTCGCTTCACCGCCGAATCGCGTAAGAGCGCTGAAGGCCGTGACAGTGGTGGCTTGAAGTCGATCAACGTATTGGGCGGTAGCTACCAGTTCACCGAACAGTTCAAGGCTGCGGTTTACGCTTCCGACGTCGAAGACGTGCTGAAGAAGCAATACGTGAACGCCAATTACGTGTTCCCGATCGACAAGGATCAGTCCCTGACCCTGGACTTCAACGGCTACCGCACCAAGCTGGACGATTCCTACGTCCGTGAAAACGGTATCACCGGCGACGACAACAAGATCTGGAGCCTGGCAGCGACTTTTGCCACCGGCCCGCACTCGTTCACCGTTGCTCACCAGCGCAGCACTGGCGACAGCAACCTGGGCTACGCCTACGGCGGCTATCAGAAAGACCAGGGTCGTGTCGGCGACGGTGGCAACACCATCTACCTGTCCAACTCTTACTGGTCCGACTTCAATGCTGAAGACGAACGCAGCTGGCAACTGGGCTACGGCCTGGACTTCGGCGCTTTCGGCGTGCCGGGTCTGAGCTACAACTTCGCCTATGTGCGCGGTGACAACATCACCACGTCCACCAGCGAAGGCGGGACCGAGCGCGAGATCTTCAACCAGTTCAAGTACGTCGTGCAAAGTGGCCCGGCCAAAGACCTGAGCGTGAAACTGCGCAGCTCGATCCTGCGCGTGTCGCAGAAATCCAGCGAGTACAACGTCAGCGGTAACGAAGTACGTGTGTTCGTGGATTACCCGATCAACATCTTCTGA
- the aguB gene encoding N-carbamoylputrescine amidase, with translation MSRIVTVAATQMACSWDLEANIETAEKLVREAAAKGAQIILIQELFEAPYFCQKPNPEYLQLATTVEDNIAIKHFQKVAKELQVVLPISFYELAGRARFNSIAIIDADGANLGIYRKSHIPDGPGYHEKYYFNPGDTGFKVWNTRYAKIGVGICWDQWFPECARSMALLGAEILFYPTAIGSEPHDKTISSRDHWQRVQQGHAGANLMPLIASNRIGNEEQDGYDITFYGSSFIANQFGEKVQELNQTEEGVLVQSFDLDELEHIRSAWGSFRDRRPNLYNAIKTLDGSLES, from the coding sequence ATGAGCCGTATCGTTACCGTCGCCGCTACCCAGATGGCTTGTTCCTGGGACCTTGAAGCCAACATCGAGACCGCTGAGAAGCTGGTCCGTGAGGCCGCGGCCAAAGGTGCGCAGATCATCCTGATCCAGGAACTGTTCGAGGCTCCGTACTTCTGCCAGAAACCGAACCCTGAATACCTGCAACTGGCCACAACCGTCGAAGACAACATCGCCATCAAGCACTTCCAGAAAGTCGCCAAAGAACTGCAAGTGGTGCTGCCGATCAGCTTCTACGAACTGGCCGGCCGCGCGCGATTCAACAGCATCGCGATCATCGATGCCGACGGTGCCAACCTCGGGATTTATCGTAAAAGCCACATCCCGGACGGCCCTGGCTACCACGAGAAGTACTACTTCAACCCGGGCGATACCGGCTTCAAAGTCTGGAACACCCGTTACGCGAAAATCGGCGTGGGCATTTGCTGGGACCAGTGGTTCCCGGAGTGCGCCCGCAGCATGGCGTTGCTCGGCGCGGAAATCCTGTTCTACCCTACCGCCATCGGCAGCGAGCCGCACGACAAGACCATTTCCTCCCGTGACCACTGGCAGCGTGTGCAACAGGGCCATGCCGGCGCCAACCTGATGCCGCTGATCGCCAGCAACCGCATCGGCAACGAAGAGCAGGACGGCTACGACATTACCTTCTACGGCTCGTCGTTCATCGCCAACCAGTTTGGCGAGAAGGTCCAGGAACTCAACCAGACCGAAGAAGGCGTGCTGGTTCAAAGTTTCGACCTCGACGAGCTGGAGCACATCCGCAGTGCTTGGGGCTCGTTCCGTGATCGTCGCCCGAACCTATACAATGCGATCAAAACCCTCGACGGTTCCCTGGAGTCCTGA
- a CDS encoding DUF3916 domain-containing protein gives MTMRRLALSNKKIRNIARRLKALAAWSCRFEGYFPDDLSLDQKYRNWKIPVVTTLVEGKQATPAIRKECAQQMIDAAHRMLQARPENTIDCRVVAVICLPEMFSSEICIYADLEYHRGHIPSLDSELCRTDKSLAAEWGLTLADNVKERGLRYTYKDTDGRPYEIERWYFGEVD, from the coding sequence ATGACAATGCGGCGCCTTGCACTATCAAACAAAAAAATCCGCAACATCGCGCGTCGACTCAAAGCACTTGCAGCCTGGTCCTGTCGCTTCGAAGGGTATTTCCCTGACGACCTCTCTCTCGATCAGAAATACCGCAACTGGAAGATTCCGGTTGTCACGACGCTGGTAGAGGGAAAACAAGCTACTCCTGCCATACGCAAGGAATGCGCTCAGCAGATGATCGACGCAGCCCACCGTATGCTTCAGGCCAGGCCGGAAAACACCATCGACTGTCGAGTAGTCGCGGTCATTTGCCTACCTGAAATGTTTAGCAGCGAAATCTGCATTTACGCCGACCTGGAATACCACAGAGGTCATATACCGTCGCTCGACAGCGAGCTCTGTCGAACTGACAAAAGCCTCGCGGCGGAATGGGGTCTGACGCTTGCGGACAACGTGAAGGAAAGAGGATTGCGCTATACCTATAAGGATACTGACGGACGGCCTTATGAGATTGAACGGTGGTATTTCGGCGAAGTTGATTAA
- a CDS encoding GNAT family N-acetyltransferase yields the protein MDNPSASVMMWRANAKDAVRLERFFRQFDEVSFCEWQDAKCLRGVLVQKTTTAYLALDLSGEVVGAVLGGMLGSRGTINHLAVSPQYRAQGVGQRLVEAASADMKRVGVLRMFLFVDDANLAGKRFWTAQGFCEPRGETTFERDL from the coding sequence ATGGACAACCCCTCTGCATCAGTGATGATGTGGCGGGCCAATGCAAAGGATGCTGTGCGCCTGGAGCGCTTTTTCCGGCAGTTCGACGAAGTGTCGTTCTGCGAGTGGCAGGACGCCAAATGCCTGCGCGGTGTGTTGGTGCAGAAGACCACCACCGCGTACCTGGCGCTCGACCTCAGTGGCGAAGTGGTCGGCGCGGTGCTGGGCGGTATGCTCGGCAGCCGTGGCACCATCAACCATTTAGCGGTGAGCCCGCAGTATCGCGCCCAAGGCGTGGGCCAGCGCTTGGTGGAAGCCGCTTCGGCGGACATGAAACGGGTCGGTGTACTGCGGATGTTCCTGTTCGTCGACGATGCTAACCTTGCCGGCAAACGCTTTTGGACCGCCCAGGGTTTTTGCGAGCCTCGCGGCGAAACGACATTTGAGAGGGATCTATGA
- a CDS encoding DsbA family protein gives MILHYIYDPLCGWCYGAKPLVQAAQTVLPVIAHGGGMMSGANRQIVSPQLRNYVMPHDRRIAEYTGQPFGEAYFEGLLRDESAVFDSTPPTAAVLAAEQIAGRGLELLGRLQTAHYVEGRRIADEAVLFELAKGLGLELQAFQAAYEQAGTDHHIKESRALLAKVGGQGFPTFALEQNGQFTLIDIGPWLGKPEAFAAWLRQSLPTQASSSELQACGLDGCAH, from the coding sequence ATGATCCTTCATTACATTTACGACCCGTTGTGTGGCTGGTGCTACGGGGCAAAACCGTTGGTGCAAGCGGCCCAAACCGTCCTGCCAGTGATTGCCCATGGAGGTGGGATGATGAGCGGCGCCAATCGCCAGATCGTCTCGCCACAATTGCGCAACTATGTGATGCCCCATGATCGGCGCATCGCCGAATACACCGGCCAGCCGTTCGGTGAGGCCTATTTCGAAGGATTGCTGCGCGATGAAAGCGCAGTCTTCGATTCCACACCGCCGACGGCTGCGGTGCTGGCCGCCGAGCAGATCGCCGGCCGTGGACTGGAATTGCTGGGCCGTTTGCAGACCGCCCATTACGTGGAAGGGCGACGTATCGCCGACGAAGCGGTGTTGTTTGAACTCGCGAAGGGTCTGGGCCTCGAACTTCAAGCGTTCCAGGCCGCTTACGAGCAAGCCGGGACCGATCACCACATCAAGGAAAGCCGCGCACTGTTAGCCAAAGTCGGCGGCCAAGGCTTCCCGACCTTCGCCCTGGAACAGAATGGCCAATTCACCTTGATCGACATCGGCCCATGGCTGGGCAAGCCAGAAGCCTTTGCGGCCTGGCTGCGTCAGTCGTTGCCAACCCAAGCGTCTTCGTCCGAGCTTCAAGCCTGTGGCCTCGACGGCTGCGCCCACTGA
- a CDS encoding AzlD domain-containing protein: protein MPDQTFLILVVVLMMAVTFLPRALPLQVNTDHWPPFVARALEYLPVAIVAAISLTPLLIKDQHVQLDRPEFYAAIPTLLCAYFSKNLFLSVAVGTAAYIALGSFM, encoded by the coding sequence ATGCCTGACCAAACGTTCCTGATTCTGGTTGTCGTGCTGATGATGGCCGTGACCTTCCTGCCGCGCGCGTTACCGCTGCAAGTGAACACCGACCATTGGCCACCCTTCGTTGCCCGGGCGCTGGAATACCTGCCAGTGGCGATCGTCGCTGCGATCAGCCTCACGCCCTTGTTAATCAAGGACCAGCATGTGCAGCTCGATCGCCCGGAATTCTATGCAGCGATTCCGACGTTGTTATGTGCGTATTTCAGCAAAAACCTCTTTCTGAGTGTGGCGGTCGGGACGGCTGCGTACATTGCGCTCGGCTCGTTCATGTAG
- a CDS encoding 2OG-Fe dioxygenase family protein, giving the protein MIVLNREVGESLRRDKFVNVQGGDFNLYGHFADFVRLTRSWENMEPDSYYGQSESGMRFRRYSDFEYNPVTRDLKQLEHRAYVQSKANNSYVGGMVRHFQDFSDEVINSPVMRSLIDIDFEVYKNVLPPELHDEIWQCQIHQIRIEIKPGKQLEITPEGIHCDGYPFSGVHFWGRNNVDGAESRLYSAHEEQLASTTYQEILDTTFFLDRDMRHYVTPARNTHSHDMAYRQILAISFSRPGTAFDIVR; this is encoded by the coding sequence ATGATCGTTTTAAACAGAGAAGTTGGCGAATCGCTAAGGCGCGACAAATTTGTCAACGTCCAGGGTGGTGACTTCAATCTCTACGGTCATTTCGCCGACTTCGTCAGACTGACCAGAAGTTGGGAAAACATGGAGCCGGACAGCTATTACGGCCAGTCCGAATCCGGAATGCGTTTCCGTCGCTACAGTGACTTCGAATACAACCCGGTGACCCGCGACTTGAAGCAGCTGGAGCACCGTGCCTATGTTCAGTCCAAAGCCAACAACAGCTACGTCGGTGGAATGGTTCGCCACTTCCAGGACTTCTCCGATGAAGTGATCAATTCGCCGGTGATGCGCAGCCTCATCGATATCGATTTTGAAGTGTACAAAAACGTCCTGCCGCCGGAATTGCACGATGAAATCTGGCAATGCCAGATCCATCAGATCCGCATTGAGATCAAACCCGGCAAACAACTGGAAATCACTCCTGAAGGTATTCATTGCGACGGTTACCCGTTCAGCGGTGTGCACTTCTGGGGACGTAACAATGTGGACGGCGCCGAAAGCCGCCTCTACAGCGCCCACGAAGAGCAACTGGCGTCGACGACCTATCAGGAAATCCTCGACACCACGTTCTTCCTCGATCGCGACATGCGCCACTACGTGACCCCGGCTCGAAATACCCATTCCCACGACATGGCGTACCGGCAAATCCTGGCGATTTCCTTCTCGCGGCCCGGGACCGCTTTCGACATTGTTCGCTGA